In Escherichia ruysiae, a genomic segment contains:
- a CDS encoding DNA methyltransferase, which produces MAQYLGTSYISVARWIRGDIEPSADTIKELHELLAKLNAGLAIDLANLNTTRTFASRGIRKKTTADKYEGTIVLRDEPGLPLLSRLKKGELWGNGEYLLAEILSSHSEAAQTVKEAVAEGVSAGKNTYTYDAHTYHTKVPPQGIAQVLQKYLPEGGLVLDPFAGSGMTGVAALTTGHDVILNELSPAASFIANRFTSQCDPAALAAAVKVVTESLEDLRKTLYTTQCRTCGKEAELLFTVWSYKVICSECSKEFVLWDECRSYGNTVREHKFLREFPCPYCHHQVKKSRLARTTPVPVLVGYKCCGKAQSEVPPVEADLKLIAAIDAGKYLAEGFIPDFDLPDGVNLAQPKRHGLTNIKHFYTARNLAAMSQLWKAIHRVEDTNIAAFLGFVFTSLYQRVTRLSEYRFWGGSGNTANFNVPYIFNEANIFLTFERKARSIIDHLETTAKAYVGRCQVKTGSATDLSFLPDNSVDLIFTDPPFGANINYSEMNMLWESWLMSYTDATDEAIVNRVQKKDANRYQELMTQSLAESYRVLRPGHWMVLVFMNSSEDIWNRLRNAVLDAGFTIERIDIFDKQHGTFKQFVSDNTAGADLMLHCRKVENGNKQEVSTAEAKTISVKEFLSQRNGTIPVLPYLHVKREADIDYRTLYSEYLAESLLLHGKMLDFATFRSQAIALLEGNKDPL; this is translated from the coding sequence GTGGCGCAGTATCTCGGCACTTCTTACATTTCAGTTGCTCGCTGGATTCGCGGGGATATTGAACCCAGTGCCGATACGATAAAAGAATTGCATGAGCTACTTGCGAAGCTCAATGCGGGTCTGGCGATCGATCTTGCGAATCTGAATACGACACGAACATTCGCCTCTCGTGGGATACGTAAAAAAACGACAGCCGACAAATATGAAGGCACGATTGTGCTGCGCGATGAGCCGGGGCTGCCTCTGCTCTCCCGACTTAAAAAAGGAGAACTTTGGGGCAATGGTGAATACCTGTTGGCTGAAATTCTTTCATCGCATTCTGAAGCTGCGCAGACCGTGAAAGAGGCTGTGGCGGAGGGCGTTTCAGCAGGAAAGAATACGTATACTTATGACGCGCATACATATCACACCAAAGTTCCGCCTCAAGGGATTGCCCAGGTGCTGCAAAAATATTTGCCCGAAGGCGGACTGGTGCTTGATCCCTTTGCGGGAAGCGGTATGACAGGGGTCGCGGCACTGACGACCGGTCATGATGTCATTCTCAATGAACTGTCACCTGCAGCCAGTTTTATCGCTAATCGATTTACATCGCAATGCGATCCCGCTGCGCTCGCGGCGGCGGTAAAAGTAGTTACTGAGAGTCTGGAGGATCTGCGTAAAACCCTTTACACAACGCAATGCCGTACCTGTGGAAAAGAGGCAGAGTTGCTCTTTACTGTCTGGTCATACAAAGTCATTTGCAGCGAGTGTAGTAAGGAGTTTGTGCTTTGGGACGAATGCCGTAGCTACGGTAACACTGTGCGCGAACATAAATTTTTGCGCGAGTTCCCGTGCCCTTATTGTCATCATCAGGTCAAAAAATCGCGCCTTGCCCGAACGACGCCAGTGCCGGTTCTCGTGGGGTATAAATGCTGCGGTAAAGCTCAGTCCGAGGTGCCGCCTGTGGAGGCCGATCTCAAGCTCATTGCCGCAATTGACGCAGGCAAATATCTTGCTGAGGGGTTCATCCCGGATTTCGATCTACCAGATGGAGTGAATCTGGCACAGCCCAAGCGTCATGGCCTGACTAACATAAAGCATTTTTATACTGCCAGAAATCTGGCGGCGATGAGCCAGTTGTGGAAAGCGATTCATCGCGTTGAAGATACCAATATTGCCGCATTTCTCGGCTTTGTTTTCACTTCGCTCTATCAGCGTGTGACCCGGCTTTCTGAGTACCGTTTTTGGGGCGGCAGCGGTAATACGGCAAATTTTAATGTCCCGTATATTTTCAATGAAGCGAATATCTTTTTGACCTTCGAACGCAAGGCCAGATCAATTATTGATCACCTTGAAACCACGGCTAAAGCCTACGTTGGTCGTTGTCAGGTTAAAACGGGTTCTGCGACCGATCTTTCGTTTCTGCCGGATAATAGTGTTGATCTGATTTTCACCGATCCGCCGTTTGGAGCCAACATTAACTATAGCGAAATGAATATGTTGTGGGAGTCCTGGTTAATGTCCTATACGGATGCCACGGATGAAGCCATAGTTAATCGCGTACAAAAAAAGGATGCCAACAGATATCAGGAATTAATGACGCAGAGTCTGGCTGAAAGTTATCGTGTGCTAAGACCAGGACACTGGATGGTGTTGGTATTTATGAACTCTTCGGAGGACATCTGGAATCGTCTGCGTAATGCAGTGCTGGATGCTGGTTTTACCATTGAAAGGATCGATATTTTCGACAAGCAGCATGGTACGTTTAAGCAATTTGTTAGCGATAACACCGCAGGTGCTGATCTCATGCTGCATTGTCGTAAAGTTGAAAATGGCAACAAGCAGGAAGTGTCAACGGCGGAGGCGAAAACCATTTCAGTTAAGGAATTCCTGAGCCAGCGAAATGGTACGATCCCCGTGCTTCCTTATCTGCACGTTAAACGTGAGGCTGATATTGATTATCGCACTCTCTACAGCGAATATCTGGCTGAAAGTCTTTTACTGCATGGGAAAATGTTGGACTTCGCGACCTTCAGGTCTCAGGCAATTGCTCTTTTGGAAGGTAATAAGGATCCGTTGTAA
- the fhuA gene encoding ferrichrome porin FhuA: protein MARYKTAQPKHSLRKIAVVVATAVSGMSVYAQAAVEPKEDTITVTAAPAPQESAWGPAATIAARQSATGTKTDTPIQKVPQSISVVTAEEMALHQPKSVKEALSYTPGVSVGTRGASNTYDHLIIRGFAAEGQSQNNYLNGLKLQGNFYNDAVIDPYMLERAEIMRGPVSVLYGKSSPGGLLNMVSKRPTTEPLKEVQFKAGTDSLFQTGFDFSDALDDDGVYSYRLTGLARSANAQQKGSEEQRYAIAPAFTWRPDDKTNFTFLSYFQNEPETGYYGWLPKEGTVEPLPNGKRLPTDFNEGAKNNTYSRNEKMVGYSFDHEFNDTFTVRQNLRFAENKTSQNSVYGYGVCSDPANAYSQQCAALAPADKGHYLARKYVVDDEKLQNFSVDTQLQSKFATGDIDHTLLTGVDFMRMRNDINAWFGYDDSVPLLDLYNPVNTDFDFNAKDPANSGPYRILNKQKQTGIYVQDQAQWDKVLVTLGGRYDWADQESLNRVAGTTDKRDDKQFTWRGGVNYLFDNGVTPYFSYSESFEPSSQVGKDGNIFAPSKGKQYEVGVKYVPEDRPIVVTGALYNLTKTNNLMADPEGSFFSVEGGEIRARGVEIEAKAALSASVNVVGSYTYTDAEYTTDTTYKGNTPAQVPKHMASLWADYTFFDGPLSGLTLGTGGRYTGSSYGDPANSFKVGSYTVVDALVRYDLARVGMAGSNVALHVNNLFDREYVASCFNTYGCFWGAERQVVATATFRF from the coding sequence ATGGCGCGTTACAAAACTGCTCAGCCAAAACACTCGCTGCGTAAAATCGCAGTTGTAGTAGCCACAGCGGTTAGCGGCATGTCTGTTTATGCACAGGCAGCGGTTGAACCGAAAGAAGACACTATCACCGTTACCGCTGCACCTGCGCCGCAAGAAAGCGCATGGGGGCCGGCTGCAACTATTGCGGCGCGACAGTCCGCTACCGGCACCAAAACAGATACGCCGATTCAAAAAGTGCCACAGTCTATTTCTGTTGTGACCGCCGAAGAGATGGCGCTGCATCAGCCTAAGTCAGTAAAAGAGGCGCTCAGCTACACGCCAGGTGTCTCTGTTGGTACGCGTGGCGCATCCAACACCTATGACCACCTGATCATTCGCGGTTTTGCGGCAGAAGGCCAAAGCCAGAATAACTATCTGAATGGCCTGAAGTTGCAGGGCAACTTCTATAACGATGCGGTCATTGACCCGTATATGCTGGAACGCGCTGAAATTATGCGTGGCCCGGTTTCCGTGCTTTACGGTAAAAGCAGTCCTGGCGGCCTGTTGAACATGGTCAGCAAGCGCCCGACTACCGAACCGCTGAAAGAAGTTCAGTTTAAAGCCGGTACTGACAGCCTGTTCCAGACTGGTTTTGACTTTAGCGATGCGCTGGATGATGACGGCGTTTACTCTTATCGTCTGACCGGTCTTGCGCGTTCTGCCAATGCTCAGCAGAAAGGGTCAGAAGAGCAGCGTTATGCTATTGCACCGGCGTTCACCTGGCGTCCGGACGATAAAACCAATTTCACCTTCCTTTCTTACTTCCAGAACGAGCCGGAAACCGGTTATTACGGCTGGTTGCCGAAAGAGGGAACCGTTGAGCCGCTGCCGAATGGTAAGCGTCTGCCGACGGACTTTAACGAAGGGGCGAAGAACAACACCTATTCTCGTAATGAGAAGATGGTGGGCTACAGCTTCGACCACGAATTTAACGATACCTTTACTGTGCGTCAGAACCTGCGCTTTGCGGAAAACAAAACCTCGCAAAACAGCGTTTATGGTTACGGTGTCTGCTCCGATCCGGCGAATGCTTACAGCCAACAATGTGCGGCATTAGCGCCAGCGGACAAAGGCCATTATCTGGCGCGTAAATATGTCGTTGATGATGAGAAGCTGCAAAACTTCTCTGTTGATACCCAGCTGCAGAGCAAATTTGCCACTGGCGATATTGACCACACCCTGCTGACGGGTGTTGATTTCATGCGTATGCGTAACGACATCAACGCCTGGTTTGGTTACGACGACTCCGTACCGCTGCTCGATCTGTACAATCCGGTGAATACCGATTTCGATTTCAATGCGAAAGATCCGGCAAACTCCGGCCCTTACCGCATTCTGAATAAGCAGAAGCAAACGGGTATTTACGTTCAGGATCAGGCGCAGTGGGATAAAGTTCTGGTCACCCTGGGCGGTCGTTATGACTGGGCGGATCAAGAATCTCTTAACCGCGTTGCCGGGACGACCGATAAACGTGATGACAAACAGTTTACCTGGCGTGGTGGTGTTAACTACCTGTTTGATAATGGCGTAACACCTTACTTCAGTTATAGCGAATCGTTTGAACCTTCTTCCCAGGTCGGAAAGGATGGTAATATTTTCGCACCATCTAAAGGTAAGCAGTACGAAGTCGGCGTGAAATATGTACCGGAAGATCGCCCAATTGTGGTGACAGGTGCACTGTATAATCTCACCAAAACCAATAACCTGATGGCGGACCCTGAGGGTTCCTTCTTCTCGGTTGAAGGTGGCGAGATCCGCGCACGTGGCGTAGAAATCGAAGCAAAAGCGGCATTGTCGGCGAGTGTTAACGTGGTGGGTTCTTATACCTACACCGATGCGGAATACACCACCGATACTACCTACAAAGGCAATACGCCTGCGCAGGTGCCAAAACACATGGCTTCTCTGTGGGCTGACTACACCTTCTTTGACGGCCCACTTTCAGGTCTGACACTGGGCACCGGTGGTCGTTATACAGGCTCCAGCTATGGTGATCCGGCTAACTCCTTTAAAGTGGGAAGTTATACGGTCGTGGATGCGTTAGTGCGTTATGATCTGGCGCGAGTCGGTATGGCTGGCTCCAACGTGGCGCTGCATGTTAACAACCTGTTCGATCGTGAATACGTCGCCAGCTGCTTTAACACTTATGGCTGCTTCTGGGGCGCAGAACGTCAGGTCGTTGCAACCGCAACCTTCCGTTTCTAA